One genomic region from Candidatus Zixiibacteriota bacterium encodes:
- the pheS gene encoding phenylalanine--tRNA ligase subunit alpha produces MSLLDDITKIKQEALERIRKADSLECLNEIQVRYLGRKGAVTAVLKSLKDLSLEERKKLGALANKVREELEGIIETTRRNFGREDKVSDFDPTLPGTTPRLGTAHIVNQVIDEICDIFHRMGFTIERGPDVETDYYNFEALNFRPDHPARDMQDTMFVEGGRLLRTHTTPVQARVLERQKPPIKIITPGLCYRNEAISTRSHVAFHQVDGFLVDEGVTMADLKGALMAFCHAFFGEGLKVKFRPSYFPFTEPSAEVDISCFLCGGSGCRVCKHSGWLEILGCGMIDPAVLEKAGHDPEKYTGYAFGMGVERPAMLKYKINDIRLFFNNDVRFLRQFG; encoded by the coding sequence ATGTCCCTTCTTGATGATATTACCAAGATAAAGCAGGAAGCACTCGAGCGAATCAGAAAAGCCGATTCGCTCGAGTGTCTAAACGAAATTCAGGTCCGCTATCTGGGACGCAAGGGGGCCGTTACGGCCGTCCTGAAGAGCCTGAAGGACCTGTCTTTGGAGGAGCGCAAGAAACTCGGCGCTCTCGCCAACAAGGTTCGTGAAGAACTCGAGGGTATCATCGAGACCACCCGGCGGAATTTCGGCCGGGAAGACAAAGTCAGTGATTTCGACCCGACACTACCGGGTACAACCCCGCGCCTCGGAACGGCGCACATAGTCAATCAGGTAATAGATGAAATCTGCGATATTTTCCATCGCATGGGATTCACCATCGAGCGGGGCCCCGATGTCGAGACGGATTACTACAATTTCGAGGCTTTGAATTTCCGCCCCGATCATCCGGCGCGGGACATGCAGGATACGATGTTTGTCGAGGGCGGCCGACTGCTCCGGACGCACACCACACCCGTTCAGGCCCGCGTGCTCGAGCGACAAAAACCGCCGATCAAGATCATTACTCCGGGTCTCTGTTATCGCAACGAGGCTATTTCCACAAGGTCCCATGTGGCCTTTCACCAGGTAGACGGGTTCCTCGTTGACGAGGGCGTCACCATGGCGGATTTGAAGGGCGCCCTGATGGCGTTCTGCCATGCGTTCTTCGGCGAAGGTTTGAAAGTCAAATTCCGTCCATCGTATTTCCCTTTCACGGAACCATCGGCCGAGGTCGACATTTCCTGTTTCCTTTGCGGTGGCAGCGGCTGCCGGGTGTGTAAACACTCCGGATGGCTGGAAATTCTGGGCTGTGGAATGATCGATCCGGCCGTGCTCGAAAAAGCCGGTCACGATCCGGAAAAGTACACCGGGTATGCTTTTGGGATGGGAGTCGAGCGCCCCGCGATGCTCAAGTACAAAATTAATGACATTCGTCTGTTTTTTAACAACGACGTTCGGTTTTTGAGACAATTCGGATAA
- the rplT gene encoding 50S ribosomal protein L20 yields the protein MPRAKNNVAAHKRHRKVLQKARGNYNGRAKLYRTALETVNKGLKYAYRDRRAKKRIFRSLWITRISAAAQMNGTNYSMFMSGLKKAGVNLDRKMLADIAARDAATFSNLVKMAAGN from the coding sequence ATGCCACGCGCTAAAAATAATGTTGCTGCTCATAAGCGCCATCGGAAAGTGCTACAGAAGGCCCGCGGCAACTATAACGGAAGAGCGAAGTTATATCGGACTGCTCTCGAGACCGTAAACAAAGGGCTTAAGTACGCCTATCGGGATCGCCGTGCGAAAAAGCGGATTTTCCGCTCGCTGTGGATCACGCGTATCTCAGCCGCCGCTCAGATGAATGGGACGAACTATTCGATGTTCATGTCGGGTCTCAAGAAGGCCGGCGTGAATCTTGACCGCAAGATGCTTGCCGATATCGCGGCCCGCGATGCGGCTACATTCTCGAATCTGGTAAAGATGGCAGCCGGAAACTGA
- the rpmI gene encoding 50S ribosomal protein L35 — protein MPKIKTLRGAAKRFRKTATGKFKRNKAYKSHIQTKMSPKRVRQLRKATLVSSADIRRVRRMLPSQ, from the coding sequence ATGCCGAAGATTAAAACATTGCGGGGCGCCGCCAAGAGATTCAGAAAGACGGCCACCGGGAAATTCAAGCGGAACAAAGCCTACAAGTCGCATATTCAGACGAAGATGAGTCCCAAGCGGGTAAGGCAGTTGCGCAAAGCCACACTCGTTTCGAGTGCGGATATTAGAAGAGTACGGCGCATGTTGCCGTCGCAGTAA
- the infC gene encoding translation initiation factor IF-3: MRINGQIRISPVRLIGPDGDQLGIVPTDQALERARENGLDLVEVAPNSRPPVCRILDYGKFKYELSKKDRLAKKKQHSFQLKEMRYRPKIDQHDFDFKTKHVREFLEQGSKVKVFVMFRGREMAHIEFGRKVLDRVAEELKDLALIEVEPKLEGRTMTMVLGPKPEVLKQMKKEKAAKIVEDEKVKHQDEAADTDIEVEVEEEQ; this comes from the coding sequence TTGCGGATCAATGGCCAGATAAGGATCTCGCCGGTCAGGTTGATTGGCCCTGACGGTGACCAGTTGGGCATTGTTCCTACCGACCAGGCGCTCGAACGGGCCCGCGAAAATGGGCTTGATTTGGTAGAGGTTGCGCCGAACAGCCGTCCGCCGGTCTGCCGGATACTCGATTATGGCAAATTCAAGTACGAGTTGTCAAAAAAGGACCGGTTGGCGAAGAAGAAGCAGCACTCCTTTCAGCTCAAGGAGATGCGGTATCGGCCCAAGATTGACCAGCACGATTTTGACTTCAAAACCAAACATGTTCGAGAGTTCCTCGAACAGGGCAGCAAGGTCAAGGTTTTTGTGATGTTTCGGGGCCGTGAGATGGCGCACATTGAATTCGGTCGCAAAGTGTTGGATAGAGTCGCCGAGGAACTTAAGGACCTGGCTTTGATCGAAGTCGAGCCGAAACTTGAGGGTCGGACTATGACCATGGTTCTGGGGCCGAAGCCGGAAGTTCTTAAACAGATGAAAAAAGAGAAGGCGGCCAAGATTGTCGAAGACGAGAAAGTCAAACACCAGGATGAGGCTGCCGATACGGATATTGAAGTTGAGGTAGAAGAAGAACAATAA
- the thrS gene encoding threonine--tRNA ligase, with translation MAQVNIQLPDGSIRGFESGTTGMEIAKAISPKLAKEAIAVKVDGFVTDLSTPIPKDAPVEILTFDHPEGRQVFWHSSSHIMAQAVLELFPQAKLAIGPPIAEGWYYDFEVSKPFSPEDLEKIEERMSEIIKEDAPFRREVKKRGEAIDYYRDKGATYKVELLEDLEGDEVSFYYHSRFEDLCRGPHIPSTGIIKAFKLISSSGAYWRGDEKRTMLQRIYGVSYPKKAMLDDYLTRLEDAKKRDHRLLGKQLELYSINDDVGAGLVLWLPKGARVRNEIENFWREEHFKYGYDLVYSPHIADLELWHRSGHTGFYSDDMYGPIDVEGKKYQLKPMNCPFHISMYKTRLWSYRDLPLRWAELGTVYRYERGGVLHGLMRVRGFTQDDAHHFVAQEKMEQELDWLLDFCLHILRSFGFTEYDIYLSTMPAKAIGKEEDWRRAEAGLRATLEKAKLKYDVDEGGGAFYGPKIDIKIKDAMGRSWQCSTIQFDFSLPERFDLYYIDSDGHQKRPFMIHRALLGAIERFFGVLLEHYAGNFPLWLAPMQVKVLPITDSINDYASEVVGALKERNIRAVLDDRSEKVGAKIRDAELYKVPYMFIVGAKEREAGTVSVRKHGVGDTGTKTLNQAIDYLEEEIKSKGLTAK, from the coding sequence ATGGCCCAGGTAAATATACAACTTCCCGATGGTTCCATTCGCGGTTTTGAGTCAGGCACGACCGGCATGGAGATAGCAAAGGCTATCTCGCCGAAGCTGGCCAAAGAGGCGATTGCTGTCAAGGTTGACGGCTTCGTGACCGACCTCAGCACGCCGATTCCGAAGGACGCTCCGGTTGAGATTCTGACTTTCGATCATCCGGAAGGCCGGCAGGTGTTCTGGCATTCCAGCTCGCACATCATGGCTCAGGCAGTGCTCGAGTTGTTCCCCCAGGCGAAGCTGGCGATTGGTCCGCCGATTGCCGAGGGCTGGTATTACGATTTTGAAGTATCCAAGCCGTTCTCGCCCGAAGACCTCGAAAAAATCGAAGAGAGAATGAGCGAGATCATAAAAGAAGACGCTCCGTTCAGGCGCGAGGTGAAAAAGCGCGGCGAGGCCATAGATTATTACCGGGACAAGGGAGCCACTTACAAGGTTGAGTTGCTGGAGGATCTTGAGGGTGACGAGGTCAGTTTCTATTACCATTCGAGATTCGAAGACCTCTGCCGCGGACCGCATATTCCGAGTACCGGCATTATAAAGGCCTTCAAGCTCATCTCGTCGTCGGGGGCCTACTGGCGCGGAGACGAGAAGCGCACGATGCTTCAGCGGATTTACGGCGTATCGTATCCGAAGAAAGCGATGCTTGACGATTACCTGACCCGATTGGAAGACGCAAAGAAGCGCGACCATCGGCTTTTGGGCAAGCAGCTCGAGTTGTACTCTATAAACGATGATGTCGGCGCCGGGCTGGTTCTCTGGCTGCCAAAGGGCGCCAGAGTCAGAAACGAGATAGAGAATTTCTGGCGTGAGGAGCATTTTAAGTACGGTTATGACCTGGTCTATTCGCCTCATATCGCCGATCTGGAATTATGGCATCGCAGTGGACACACCGGCTTTTATTCTGATGACATGTACGGTCCGATCGACGTAGAGGGTAAAAAGTACCAGCTCAAGCCGATGAACTGCCCGTTCCATATCAGCATGTACAAGACCCGGTTGTGGTCCTATCGCGATCTTCCGCTGAGATGGGCCGAGTTGGGCACGGTTTACCGGTATGAGCGGGGGGGAGTTCTTCACGGATTGATGCGGGTCAGGGGCTTTACGCAGGATGACGCTCACCATTTTGTGGCCCAGGAGAAAATGGAGCAGGAGCTGGATTGGCTTCTGGACTTCTGCTTGCACATACTCAGGTCATTCGGTTTCACCGAGTATGACATCTATCTTTCGACTATGCCGGCGAAAGCGATCGGCAAAGAGGAAGACTGGCGACGGGCGGAGGCAGGGCTGAGGGCGACGCTGGAGAAGGCGAAGCTGAAATACGATGTCGATGAGGGCGGTGGGGCATTTTATGGACCAAAAATAGACATAAAGATAAAAGATGCCATGGGTCGCAGCTGGCAGTGTTCGACGATACAGTTTGATTTTTCCTTGCCTGAACGATTCGATCTCTATTATATTGACTCGGATGGGCATCAGAAGCGTCCGTTTATGATTCACCGGGCGCTTTTGGGCGCGATCGAGCGCTTTTTTGGCGTGCTTCTGGAGCATTATGCCGGGAATTTCCCTCTCTGGCTGGCTCCGATGCAGGTCAAGGTGTTGCCTATCACGGACAGCATAAACGACTATGCGTCGGAAGTTGTCGGGGCCTTGAAGGAGCGCAATATTCGGGCTGTGCTTGATGATCGCTCGGAAAAGGTAGGGGCCAAGATACGCGACGCCGAGTTGTATAAGGTTCCGTACATGTTTATTGTCGGCGCCAAGGAACGAGAGGCCGGCACAGTCTCCGTTCGCAAACATGGCGTGGGTGACACCGGGACCAAGACATTAAACCAGGCGATTGATTACCTTGAAGAAGAAATCAAAAGCAAGGGATTGACAGCGAAGTAG
- a CDS encoding HDOD domain-containing protein: MITAEIDNKIKRVVSNIRNLPTPPIVFHQIQKVINDPGVSAEKVANILAEDPAMSVKVLRLTNSAFYGLAREIESVKQAVVIVGFEAIKNLVLSASVLDMFKGKNIDEEYQEKYWRHSLSTAFCCRLLARRLRSRGMVDPDSAFSAGLLHDVGKMVICCFLPDEWKRYKAEREADTNSEDFEIEERLFGFTHSQVGGFLGTQWKIPHKLVEAITLHHHPQLEEKKDPITYIVYLADYISKRAFYEEEEQHLIAEPDRSVMAYMAVNDDDLLNFDSELKAEYAKAETFMQIAGL, translated from the coding sequence ATGATAACTGCTGAGATAGACAATAAAATCAAAAGAGTAGTCTCGAACATCAGAAATCTGCCCACGCCGCCGATCGTGTTTCACCAGATCCAGAAGGTGATTAATGATCCGGGTGTCAGCGCCGAAAAGGTCGCCAACATTCTCGCTGAGGATCCGGCGATGTCGGTGAAGGTGCTCAGGCTGACAAACTCCGCCTTTTACGGGCTGGCGAGAGAAATTGAGTCGGTCAAGCAGGCCGTAGTAATAGTCGGCTTTGAGGCGATAAAAAATCTGGTGCTTTCTGCTTCGGTGCTCGATATGTTCAAGGGAAAGAATATAGACGAAGAATACCAGGAAAAGTACTGGCGTCACTCGCTTTCCACGGCGTTTTGCTGCCGTTTGCTGGCCCGGAGACTTCGGTCGCGCGGTATGGTCGATCCGGACTCGGCTTTTTCGGCCGGACTGCTTCACGATGTGGGCAAGATGGTCATTTGCTGTTTCCTGCCGGATGAGTGGAAACGATACAAGGCCGAACGTGAAGCCGATACAAATTCCGAGGATTTCGAAATCGAAGAAAGGCTGTTCGGTTTTACTCACAGCCAGGTTGGCGGGTTTCTGGGGACACAGTGGAAAATTCCCCATAAGCTGGTTGAAGCGATTACGCTTCATCACCACCCGCAACTCGAAGAGAAAAAGGACCCCATTACCTATATCGTATACCTTGCGGATTATATCTCAAAGCGGGCATTCTACGAAGAAGAAGAACAGCATCTTATCGCCGAACCCGACCGCAGCGTGATGGCGTATATGGCTGTGAACGACGACGATTTACTTAATTTTGACTCGGAGCTGAAAGCGGAGTACGCCAAGGCCGAGACTTTCATGCAAATAGCCGGTTTGTAA
- the fliS gene encoding flagellar export chaperone FliS — translation MSNNVNAYQKSEIMGKSQLDLILLVYDGAISAFKAASRAYRENESNKGFEQLERAKRFVTHLYTTLDNEKGGEIAEQLGKLYAFVINQTNVIEGTKDLKLIDDNISVLNNLRQGWLGLKQQQSGQKEPEDKAQQQASLDLVTLA, via the coding sequence ATGTCAAACAACGTTAACGCTTATCAGAAGTCCGAGATCATGGGCAAATCGCAACTGGATTTGATCCTGCTTGTTTATGACGGCGCTATTTCGGCTTTCAAGGCGGCCTCCAGGGCCTACCGGGAGAATGAAAGCAACAAGGGTTTCGAACAACTCGAGCGGGCAAAGCGATTTGTCACTCATCTGTACACTACTCTTGACAACGAAAAGGGCGGCGAGATCGCCGAACAACTTGGTAAGCTGTACGCGTTTGTGATAAATCAGACAAACGTGATTGAGGGCACGAAAGATTTGAAGCTGATTGACGATAACATAAGTGTACTGAATAATCTTCGGCAAGGCTGGCTGGGTCTCAAACAGCAGCAGAGCGGCCAGAAAGAACCGGAGGACAAGGCACAGCAGCAGGCTTCACTCGACCTTGTCACTCTGGCTTGA
- the fliD gene encoding flagellar filament capping protein FliD yields the protein MAGTVSITGINSGLDYDTLINSIIEIERQNAYLLENEQVQKQAVISAFQSLQAKFLALSTELSKLKKTSTFEQSSVSVSDESVLTATTDGRVSSGSYDVRVLSLARNQQLASQGISSDSISAFGTGTISIQVGSGATRTVTIDSSNNSLLGIKNAINDAKIGVTASIINDGSDSNSYRMILTSDKPGAANRFTVTSDLAGGQGLDFNNSSFDSPEAVLMNSSSSSQISLGSTAAFTGSENKVYTFTVGGTGTQTIGSDNITLNWTDGTNSGAIIVTQADAEVLLVGDGSDGLTLNFSSGTLTAGDQFQVSTFSPLLQEASDARITLGSSGGSGSPIVVTSDTNSFDDLIGGLSLTVSRETEPGESVTVNTDLDTTGVRQQVESFISKYNAIIKYINEQNSYTEDSEDAGILFGDFTVWGLQNSLSSNISAVIDGIEGEYNQLRTIGIRTNGDGTLYLSDSSKLENALRNNLDDVISLFASAGDSSSSFIEFVSSTSKTKIGEALEVDITQVATHGRFQGGGITSPSTSGITLSNTNNRLRVKVDGLTSNELILAARTYTSGAELAREIQNQIDADSKIGNRGMTVEWIETGATTGYLNFESSTYGTGSKIEMITSQTNSAYTLLGLATGVSHEGLDVAGTINGEEAEGKGQFLEGVEGNATTEGLKIKVTLEAGQLVSGAEGTITITKGVAARMYDYVDSVTASGDGVIDRRIKAYQSQIDTLVEQVADIDERLEYRRQTLYQQFYAMEEALGLLNSESSYLTQQLDAINANWKALNKD from the coding sequence ATGGCGGGCACCGTCTCCATAACCGGAATAAACTCCGGACTCGATTACGATACCTTAATAAACAGCATAATAGAAATCGAACGGCAGAATGCCTACTTGCTCGAAAACGAGCAGGTCCAAAAACAGGCCGTGATCTCTGCTTTCCAGTCGCTTCAGGCAAAATTTCTGGCTCTGAGCACAGAGCTGAGCAAACTCAAAAAGACCAGCACGTTCGAGCAGTCGTCGGTAAGTGTTTCCGACGAAAGCGTGTTGACAGCGACTACCGATGGTCGGGTGAGCAGTGGTTCTTATGATGTACGGGTGTTATCCCTGGCGCGCAACCAGCAGTTGGCCAGCCAGGGCATTTCCAGCGATTCCATTTCGGCCTTTGGCACCGGCACGATAAGCATACAGGTGGGAAGCGGGGCAACCCGGACAGTTACCATTGATTCATCGAACAATTCTCTATTAGGTATCAAAAATGCTATTAATGACGCCAAGATAGGCGTCACGGCATCGATTATAAATGACGGTTCCGATTCGAATTCCTATCGCATGATTTTGACATCGGACAAGCCGGGAGCGGCCAACCGCTTTACGGTGACCTCGGATCTGGCCGGTGGGCAGGGTCTCGATTTCAATAATTCCTCGTTCGATTCTCCCGAAGCGGTCCTGATGAACTCATCCTCATCGTCGCAGATATCACTCGGGAGCACGGCGGCTTTCACCGGCTCCGAGAACAAGGTGTACACCTTTACGGTGGGTGGTACAGGGACGCAGACTATTGGCAGCGATAATATCACTCTCAACTGGACCGATGGCACCAATTCGGGAGCGATAATTGTCACCCAGGCCGATGCCGAGGTGTTGCTGGTGGGGGATGGGTCCGATGGTCTTACGCTGAATTTTTCTTCCGGCACACTGACCGCCGGTGATCAGTTTCAGGTCAGTACCTTCTCACCGCTTCTCCAGGAAGCTTCGGATGCAAGGATAACCCTTGGTTCGAGCGGCGGCAGCGGTTCGCCTATCGTTGTAACGTCGGATACCAATTCATTCGATGATCTTATCGGCGGATTATCTTTGACTGTGTCCCGCGAAACCGAGCCGGGGGAGAGTGTGACGGTGAACACCGACCTCGACACGACGGGCGTCAGGCAGCAGGTCGAGTCGTTTATATCGAAATACAACGCCATTATTAAGTATATTAACGAGCAGAATTCCTATACTGAAGACTCCGAGGATGCGGGGATACTTTTCGGCGATTTCACGGTGTGGGGTCTTCAGAATTCCCTCAGTAGCAATATCAGCGCCGTCATTGACGGTATCGAGGGGGAATACAATCAGCTTCGGACCATAGGCATAAGGACCAACGGCGACGGTACGTTGTATCTCAGTGATTCCTCGAAGCTGGAAAACGCTCTTCGCAACAATCTGGACGATGTTATCAGCCTGTTCGCCAGCGCGGGTGATTCATCGAGTTCATTTATAGAATTCGTGTCGTCGACTTCGAAGACAAAGATTGGCGAGGCGCTGGAGGTTGACATCACCCAGGTGGCGACCCACGGAAGATTTCAGGGCGGTGGTATTACCAGTCCGTCGACCTCCGGTATTACTCTCAGCAATACCAACAATCGTCTGCGCGTCAAGGTGGATGGGCTGACTTCGAACGAGTTGATTCTGGCGGCCAGGACTTATACCTCCGGTGCGGAACTGGCCCGTGAGATTCAGAATCAGATAGATGCTGATTCGAAGATTGGCAATCGCGGGATGACGGTAGAGTGGATTGAGACGGGCGCGACCACCGGCTATCTGAATTTCGAAAGCTCTACCTATGGTACGGGCAGCAAGATCGAGATGATTACATCGCAGACCAACTCAGCCTACACCCTGCTGGGGCTGGCGACCGGTGTTTCGCATGAAGGTCTGGATGTTGCCGGGACCATTAACGGCGAAGAGGCCGAGGGGAAAGGTCAATTTCTCGAAGGAGTGGAAGGTAACGCGACCACAGAAGGATTGAAGATAAAGGTGACGCTTGAGGCCGGGCAACTGGTGAGCGGCGCCGAGGGGACTATTACGATCACCAAAGGTGTCGCGGCCCGCATGTATGACTATGTGGACAGCGTGACGGCGTCGGGCGACGGTGTCATCGACCGGCGCATTAAGGCCTACCAGAGCCAGATTGATACGCTCGTGGAGCAGGTGGCTGATATTGATGAGCGCCTGGAGTACCGCCGTCAGACGCTATACCAGCAGTTTTACGCTATGGAAGAGGCGCTGGGCCTGTTGAATTCGGAGTCGAGCTATCTCACGCAGCAATTAGATGCCATTAACGCGAATTGGAAAGCTCTCAATAAAGACTAA
- a CDS encoding flagellin: MSLRINHNLAALNAHRNLVETNSALEKSMQRLSSGYRINQGADDPAGLVISEQFRAQIAGLNRAIANSEGSISMIQTAEGAITEINNLLISMRELAIHAANEGFNDADQLAADQAEIDNAITTIDRIAANTQFGTKKLLDGSKDNIATITSANSSGVTIKESFLSDGLHSITATKTADPSAALNTTSLGLSLANTDGDPYNLSEGIHNIDVLQASDTAQKNSGAITMADAFGNGLEIAAAGTVAMLSSSATGGAADATNVGTYSVVLNYQENGESPTGDQTLRVAVEAGDNSASIAAKIQAQVNLNTALAGKVVVTGTDDGEIRFKTANQGAQYSLQTKASSTTAAAALFTVGAANDRGASSGTIAMTVNTATNSAASNAAIVINASVYSSLADLVTRLDTALDTAFGKVQGNTGVSDIDAEVVNSNQISIHTNDEGSSYTLKVDAGPTGTQNVLNVLNMTVDTLANSGTDALIAFDNYTNTVDAVKYGSTSDITLKNKADGVTGQGLVEMTVATALNGVNLGSLLLDVQAAKFDVRLDGGPATSVTAGVESTVFNADRSESLRLLYSLTSEGGTETINNVDQSLVFQIGANVGQTASIGLRNMSASSLGTGLSDNMFRALSEIDVTTVQGAQDAQSIIDAAINEVSTTRGTLGSFQKNTLESNLRNLRIAAQNLTASESQIRDTDMAEEMSEFTKNQILVQAGTSMLAQANQLPQVVLSLF; encoded by the coding sequence ATGTCACTTCGCATTAACCACAACCTGGCAGCGCTCAACGCGCACAGAAACTTGGTGGAAACCAACAGCGCGTTGGAAAAATCCATGCAGAGGTTGTCATCCGGTTACCGGATTAACCAGGGTGCCGATGATCCGGCCGGTCTGGTTATTTCCGAGCAGTTCCGTGCTCAGATTGCCGGTCTGAACCGCGCTATCGCGAACTCGGAAGGATCGATTTCGATGATCCAGACTGCTGAAGGAGCCATCACCGAAATTAACAACCTGTTGATTTCGATGAGGGAGTTGGCCATTCACGCGGCCAACGAAGGCTTCAACGATGCCGATCAGCTGGCAGCCGACCAGGCTGAAATCGACAACGCGATCACCACTATCGATCGCATTGCCGCCAACACTCAGTTTGGTACGAAGAAGCTGCTCGATGGCAGCAAGGACAACATCGCCACGATTACGTCGGCCAACAGCTCCGGCGTAACGATCAAGGAATCGTTCCTCAGCGATGGTCTGCACTCGATCACGGCTACCAAGACCGCCGATCCGAGCGCCGCGCTGAACACGACCTCTTTGGGTCTGTCGCTGGCTAACACCGACGGCGATCCGTACAACCTGTCCGAGGGCATCCACAATATCGACGTCCTTCAGGCGTCCGATACCGCCCAGAAGAACTCCGGCGCTATCACCATGGCCGATGCTTTTGGTAACGGTCTGGAGATCGCTGCTGCCGGTACGGTTGCTATGCTGTCATCCTCAGCCACCGGTGGTGCTGCTGACGCTACTAACGTAGGCACCTATTCTGTCGTTCTGAACTATCAGGAGAATGGTGAGTCGCCGACCGGTGACCAGACACTCCGCGTTGCTGTTGAGGCTGGTGACAACAGTGCCTCAATAGCGGCCAAGATACAGGCGCAGGTAAACCTTAACACTGCTCTGGCCGGTAAGGTGGTTGTAACCGGTACTGACGATGGTGAGATTCGTTTCAAGACCGCCAACCAGGGTGCCCAGTACTCACTGCAGACCAAGGCTTCCTCGACCACAGCGGCTGCCGCTCTGTTCACGGTGGGTGCCGCCAATGACCGTGGTGCCTCTTCCGGCACTATCGCGATGACTGTCAACACGGCGACCAATAGTGCAGCGTCCAATGCGGCCATCGTTATAAACGCTTCGGTTTATAGCAGCCTTGCTGACCTCGTGACTCGTCTCGACACCGCTCTGGACACTGCTTTCGGCAAAGTTCAGGGTAATACGGGCGTTTCGGATATCGATGCTGAGGTTGTCAACAGCAACCAGATCAGCATTCATACCAACGACGAAGGTTCGTCTTATACGTTGAAGGTTGACGCTGGTCCGACCGGGACCCAGAACGTATTGAACGTTCTCAATATGACCGTTGATACGCTGGCAAATTCCGGAACCGATGCCTTAATTGCGTTCGACAACTATACCAACACCGTTGACGCTGTCAAGTATGGTTCGACCAGCGACATTACGCTGAAGAACAAGGCTGATGGCGTTACCGGTCAGGGTCTCGTTGAGATGACCGTAGCTACCGCTCTTAACGGCGTTAACCTCGGCAGCCTGCTTCTTGATGTTCAGGCCGCGAAGTTTGATGTCCGTCTGGACGGCGGCCCGGCCACTTCCGTTACCGCCGGTGTCGAAAGCACGGTATTCAACGCCGATCGTTCGGAGTCTCTCAGACTGCTTTACAGCCTGACCTCCGAAGGCGGCACCGAGACCATCAACAACGTCGACCAGTCGCTGGTCTTCCAGATTGGCGCCAACGTCGGTCAGACCGCCAGCATCGGTCTGCGCAACATGTCGGCTTCATCGCTCGGAACCGGTCTTTCCGACAACATGTTCCGTGCGCTGTCCGAAATCGATGTGACCACCGTACAGGGCGCTCAGGATGCCCAGTCGATTATCGACGCGGCTATTAATGAGGTTTCCACGACCCGTGGTACTCTCGGTAGCTTCCAGAAGAACACTCTGGAATCCAACCTGAGAAACCTCAGGATTGCGGCTCAGAACCTGACGGCTTCTGAATCGCAGATTCGCGACACTGACATGGCTGAAGAGATGTCAGAATTCACCAAGAATCAGATTCTGGTCCAGGCCGGTACTTCGATGCTGGCTCAGGCTAACCAGCTTCCGCAGGTGGTTCTGTCGTTGTTCTAA